The following coding sequences lie in one Spirochaetota bacterium genomic window:
- a CDS encoding PLP-dependent transferase — protein MDIRTTIAHAGLCADESNGAISTPIHQTATFRHPGPGCFSGYDYTRTANPTRAELERVMADIEGGKGGFAFASGMAAITAVMALFGQGAHILFSDDLYGGTWRLFEGIAPRFGITASYADMSHPSTVESHFREETRAVFIETPSNPMLKIVDIAAVAAIAKRRGVPCIVDNTFMTPYLQNPLALGADIVVHSGTKYLGGHNDTLCGIAVAATDDLCARLAYIQNATGGVLSPMDSWLLLRGLKTLAIRLDRAQESAAKIAEWCALRADITGVWYPGLPGHPGRAVQEKQARGFGAMLSFRVKDRDAANRVLHGVRIISYAESLGGVESLITHPATQTHADIPLDIRERLGITDTLLRLSVGIEAVDDLIEDLDQALANA, from the coding sequence ATGGATATCCGCACCACGATCGCGCACGCGGGCCTGTGCGCGGACGAATCGAACGGCGCGATCAGCACGCCCATTCACCAGACCGCGACCTTCCGCCACCCTGGACCGGGCTGTTTTTCAGGGTACGACTATACCCGCACCGCGAACCCCACCCGCGCGGAGCTCGAGCGCGTCATGGCGGACATCGAGGGAGGGAAGGGCGGCTTCGCCTTCGCCTCGGGCATGGCGGCGATCACGGCGGTGATGGCGCTCTTCGGGCAGGGGGCGCACATACTTTTCTCGGACGATCTTTACGGCGGGACCTGGCGCCTCTTCGAGGGGATCGCGCCGCGCTTCGGCATAACGGCATCCTATGCCGACATGTCTCATCCCTCCACGGTCGAAAGTCATTTCCGCGAAGAGACCCGCGCGGTGTTCATCGAGACCCCTTCGAATCCCATGCTGAAGATCGTCGACATCGCTGCCGTCGCCGCGATCGCGAAGCGCCGCGGCGTCCCGTGCATCGTCGACAACACCTTCATGACGCCCTACCTCCAGAATCCCCTCGCGCTGGGCGCCGATATCGTCGTGCACAGCGGCACGAAATACCTGGGCGGCCACAACGACACGCTCTGCGGCATCGCCGTCGCCGCGACCGACGACCTGTGCGCGCGGCTCGCGTACATCCAGAACGCCACGGGCGGCGTGCTCTCGCCCATGGATTCGTGGCTCCTGCTCCGCGGCCTCAAGACGCTCGCGATCCGCCTGGACCGCGCGCAGGAGAGCGCCGCGAAGATCGCGGAGTGGTGTGCGCTGCGCGCCGATATTACCGGCGTCTGGTACCCCGGGCTTCCCGGCCACCCGGGACGCGCGGTGCAGGAGAAACAGGCGCGCGGATTCGGGGCGATGCTTTCCTTCCGGGTGAAGGACCGGGACGCCGCTAACCGCGTTCTCCACGGTGTGCGCATTATCAGCTACGCCGAAAGCCTGGGCGGGGTGGAATCGCTCATCACCCATCCCGCGACCCAGACCCACGCCGACATACCTCTTGACATCCGCGAGCGCCTGGGCATAACTGATACGCTCCTGCGCCTGTCCGTGGGCATCGAGGCCGTGGACGACCTCATCGAAGACCTCGACCAGGCGCTGGCCAATGCTTAA
- the cysK gene encoding cysteine synthase A, translating to MANIFEDISKSIGRTPLVKINRIAAGLPATVLAKVEGRNPAYSVKCRIGASMIWAAERDGTLKPGNGKVTVIEPTSGNTGIALAFVCAARQYPLVLTMPETMSLERRRMLKAFGAGLVLTEGAKGMPGAIAKAEEMIANEPGKYFMPQQFKNPANPEIHFKTTGPEIWEDTDGAVEIFVSGVGTGGTLTGVSRYLKRSKMKDVWTVAVEPVNSPVLTQIRNGEDPKPGPHKIQGIGAGFKPAVLDLSLVDEIATVTNEESVEMARRLHREEGITVGISSGAAMAAAVKIAARPENKGKNVVVILPDAGERYLSSILFEGIDA from the coding sequence ATGGCGAACATATTCGAAGACATCAGCAAGAGCATAGGACGGACGCCGCTCGTGAAGATAAACAGGATCGCCGCGGGGCTGCCCGCGACGGTGCTCGCGAAGGTCGAGGGGCGCAATCCTGCCTACTCGGTGAAGTGCCGCATAGGCGCGTCGATGATATGGGCGGCCGAGCGCGACGGCACGCTCAAGCCCGGGAACGGGAAGGTCACCGTGATCGAGCCGACAAGCGGGAACACCGGCATCGCGCTCGCCTTCGTGTGCGCGGCGCGGCAGTACCCGCTCGTCCTCACCATGCCCGAGACGATGTCCCTGGAGCGCCGCCGCATGCTCAAGGCGTTTGGTGCCGGGCTCGTGCTCACGGAGGGCGCGAAGGGAATGCCCGGCGCGATCGCGAAGGCCGAGGAGATGATCGCGAACGAGCCGGGAAAATACTTCATGCCGCAGCAGTTCAAGAATCCCGCGAACCCGGAGATCCATTTCAAGACGACCGGGCCCGAGATATGGGAGGACACGGACGGGGCCGTCGAAATTTTCGTTTCCGGCGTGGGCACGGGCGGGACCCTCACCGGGGTGAGCCGCTACCTCAAGCGCTCGAAGATGAAGGACGTATGGACGGTGGCGGTGGAGCCGGTGAATTCCCCGGTGCTCACCCAGATCCGGAACGGTGAGGATCCAAAACCGGGCCCGCACAAGATCCAGGGGATCGGTGCGGGATTCAAGCCCGCGGTCCTGGACCTGAGCCTGGTCGACGAAATCGCGACCGTTACGAACGAGGAATCGGTCGAGATGGCGCGCCGCCTCCACAGGGAAGAGGGGATCACCGTGGGCATCTCGAGCGGCGCCGCCATGGCGGCCGCGGTGAAGATCGCGGCGCGTCCTGAGAATAAAGGAAAGAACGTGGTCGTGATACTTCCCGATGCCGGTGAGCGGTATTTGTCGAGCATCCTCTTCGAGGGGATAGACGCGTAA